Proteins from one Cicer arietinum cultivar CDC Frontier isolate Library 1 chromosome 3, Cicar.CDCFrontier_v2.0, whole genome shotgun sequence genomic window:
- the LOC101488939 gene encoding uncharacterized protein — protein sequence MRYGGGRRRRMLLQPFLVLCATVTGVGLLIMALRPLDPPPIMVNYVRNSEVVEFNSSSLDVFHNSSLDNSSGLDVGGGPIEEKTCATVEEMGKDFESGVVGKETLKLKVRDLDNSSGLDVGGGPIEEKTCATVEEMGKDFESGVVGKETLKVRRIIEEHFVLNGASRVRDLPPDQFCKHGFVLGKTAEAGFGNEMYKLLSAAALSIMLNRSLIIGQTRSRYPFEDYISYSSFTFTMKEIKHLWRLNGCETNYGRQLVMRTDDFEKPTQTNVLCSNWKEWKQPIIWFQGTNDAMAAQFFLKNIHSQMRVAAFDLFGDPEVLRSQPNVFGELMRVLISPSKDVEAAVNWVIGGGENPDISLHMRMLMKRPIRPLQAALRCIRKAIESQNLISRPKIVVVSDTPSLIKSIVPNISEFAEVLHFDYEKFKGKMYEGSPKLDFRVKDWGPAPRWVAFVDFFLASRARYAVVSGAHRRVGTTYAQLMAALAAAHNLGDNSSGSSFSFFTSFQSNLLTDGLKNQIGWGHVWNRYAGPLSCHNQSNQCAFTPLLPPAWWDGIWQSPIPRDIKRLYAYGVQLSGLGNVDTDSLQNYCNSRKTVVRTVTFNL from the exons ATGAGGTATGGCGGTGGAAGAAGGAGGCGAATGTTGTTACAACCGTTTCTTGTTTTGTGTGCCACGGTGACAGGTGTGGGATTATTGATAATGGCGTTGAGGCCGTTGGATCCACCACCCATAATGGTTAATTATGTAAGAAATTCCGAGGTCGTAGAGTTTAATAGCTCTAGTTTGGATGTGTTTCATAACTCCAGTTTGGATAATAGCTCCGGTTTGGATGTCGGTGGTGGGCCGATCGAAGAGAAAACGTGTGCGACGGTGGAAGAGATGGGGAAGGATTTTGAAAGTGGTGTTGTTGGGAAAGAAACGCTGAAA ttaaaggtTAGGGATTTGGATAATAGCTCCGGTTTGGATGTCGGTGGTGGGCCGATCGAAGAGAAAACGTGTGCGACGGTGGAAGAGATGGGGAAGGATTTTGAAAGTGGTGTTGTTGGGAAAGAAACGCTGAAAGTTAGGAGAATTATCGAGGAGCATTTCGTTTTGAATG GTGCTTCAAGAGTCAGGGATTTGCCCCCTGACCAGTTCTGTAAACATGGATTTGTTCTTGGAAAGACTGCCGAGGCGGGGTTTGGCAATGAAATGTACAAGCTCTTATCGGCTGCAGCGCTGAGTATAATGTTAAACCGGTCCTTGATCATTGGCCAAACCAG AAGCAGATATCCTTTCGAGGATTACATTTCATATTCCAGCTTTACCTTTACCATGAAAGAAATAAAGCATCTTTGGAGACTAAATGGTTGTGAAACCAATTATGGGAGGCAACTTGTTATGAGGACAGATGATTTTGAAAAGCCGACTCAAACAAATGTTCTATGTAGCAATTGGAAGGAGTGGAAACAACCTATCATTTG GTTTCAAGGAACTAATGATGCTATGGCAGCTCAATTTTTCTTAAAGAATATACACTCTCAGATGAGGGTTGCTGCCTTTGATTTATTTGGTGACCCAGAAGTTCTTCGATCGCAGCCGAATGTATTTGGGGAGCTCATGAGAGTTCTCATATCCCCTTCAAAAGACGTCGAGGCAGCGGTCAATTGGGTTATTGGTGGTGGGGAGAATCCTGATATCTCGTTGCATATGCGAATGCTTATGAAAAG gCCCATAAGACCTTTGCAGGCTGCATTGCGTTGCATCAGAAAAGCCATAGAGAGTCAAAACCTAATATCAAGACCAAAGATTGTTGTGGTGTCAGATACACCTTCCCTTATTAAAAGTATTGTACCAAACATAAGTGAATTCGCAGAG GTTCTCCATTTTGATTATGAAAAGTTCAAAGGAAAAATGTATGAAGGTTCGCCCAAGTTAGATTTCAGAGTGAAGGATTGGGGTCCGGCACCCAGATGGGTTGCTTTTGTAGATTTTTTTCTTGCATCGCGCGCTAGATATGCCGTTGTTTCCGGAGCTCATAGGCGTGTTGGAACTACCTATGCTCAGTTAATGGCTGCACTGGCTGCAGCACACAATCTAG GGGACAACTCTTCTGGTTCAAGTTTCTCATTCTTCACCAGTTTCCAGAGCAATTTACTAACAGACGGATTAAAGAATCAAATTGGTTGGGGACATGTGTGGAACAGATATGCTGGACCATTGAGTTGTCATAATCAAAGCAATCAATGTGCATTCACTCCACTTCTTCCACCAGCTTGGTGGGATGGAATTTGGCAATCACCAATTCCACGTGATATTAAACGTCTTTATGCCTATGGAGTTCAACTATCTGGTCTTGGCAATGTAGATACTGATTCACttcaaaattattgtaattCAAGGAAAACTGTTGTCAGAACTGTCACATTCAATTTGTAG